A genomic stretch from Argiope bruennichi chromosome 2, qqArgBrue1.1, whole genome shotgun sequence includes:
- the LOC129954903 gene encoding transmembrane protein 223-like, with amino-acid sequence MNFPFLLHSSKFYFFWPTIKRTLFYKSSGYLEPKASSKFFSSGYFPTEKVTSLKKDTVLYSLEKTKLIRNLTIYGIAQFGICTVLGFNIFISLKDTQPSRNINTQSSKEAWRDVNLGAVKHRIISSLACFSLGFLTAFICYSLPSRIVKTITLCKGGNVASFVTYGPFGKTRRIKVPLQQMSCMMTREQAKSYIPIKIKNRWFYYLIDCKGEFHQPALFDVTVGTRNWKF; translated from the exons atgaattttccttttcttctacattcatccaaattttatttcttttggccAACAATAAAgagaactttattttataaatccagTGGATATTTAGAGCCTAAAGCatcaagtaaatttttttcaagtggCTACTTTCCAACTGAAAAGGTTACCAGTTTGAAAAAAGACACTGTTCTATACTCATTAGAAAAGACCAAGTTAATTCGTAACCTTACCATTTACGGCATAGCTCAGTTTGGTATATGTACAGTTcttggatttaatatttttatcagtcTTAAAGATACACAGCCATCAAGAAACATTAACACACAGTCCAGTAAGGAAGCATGGAGAGATGTAAATTTGGGTGCTGTTAAGCACAGAATCATATCTAGTTTAGCATGTTTCAGTTTAG gatTTTTAACTGCTTTCATTTGCTACTCCTTACCATCACGAATTGTGAAAACTATAACATTATGTAAAGGAGGTAATGTGGCTTCTTTTGTAACTTATGGACCATTTGGTAAAACTAGACGCATAAAAGTGCCTCTTCAGCAGATGTCCTGCATGATGACTCGGGAGCAAGCTAAATCATATAtacctattaaaataaaaaacaggtGGTTTTATTACTTAATTGATTGTAAAGGAGAGTTTCATCAACCTGCTCTTTTTGATGTGACTGTTGGAACtagaaattggaaattttaa